Proteins from a genomic interval of Qipengyuania sp. JC766:
- a CDS encoding TerB family tellurite resistance protein, producing MIDEAGLDRVVADPLRFKQKLRIGEDAFALLRAKKNLFALYDTAGAAGTGAAIAGSSVVAGKFFAPAGLAAMLGLATASTPIGWVIAAAVVAGGGYYGASRWLSGKGQVFVDTIPKYINTPIDVLGAALIDLLGALALRVAAIDGKIEPSEKAAIRNHFIEDWGFDADYVTTALGTLELHADETRIKDLAVAIAQFQASNPDCNPTEMQAELMAFLREVVAADGVIDEREEFALETIQKTFLEERRLTFSKVTRTVRNVASGGSIAMKSFGQSASKKASDSVQLFREKKQS from the coding sequence ATGATCGATGAAGCGGGTCTCGATCGGGTTGTCGCCGACCCCTTACGTTTCAAGCAAAAGCTGCGGATTGGCGAAGATGCGTTCGCATTGCTTCGCGCCAAGAAGAACCTTTTCGCATTGTACGACACGGCAGGAGCGGCCGGGACTGGCGCAGCGATTGCCGGTTCTTCAGTTGTGGCAGGCAAATTCTTCGCGCCTGCAGGGCTTGCTGCAATGCTGGGTCTGGCGACCGCAAGCACTCCAATCGGCTGGGTTATCGCTGCCGCCGTTGTAGCTGGCGGAGGCTATTACGGTGCGTCTCGTTGGCTTTCGGGGAAAGGCCAAGTGTTCGTGGACACGATACCAAAATACATCAACACTCCCATAGATGTTCTTGGTGCAGCGCTCATTGATTTGCTGGGAGCCCTAGCTTTGCGTGTTGCGGCAATCGACGGAAAAATCGAACCTTCAGAGAAGGCCGCGATCCGCAACCATTTCATAGAAGACTGGGGGTTCGACGCCGATTACGTCACGACCGCACTTGGGACACTCGAACTCCATGCCGACGAGACCCGTATCAAGGATCTGGCCGTCGCAATCGCCCAATTTCAGGCTTCAAATCCCGACTGCAATCCGACCGAAATGCAGGCCGAACTCATGGCTTTTCTTCGCGAAGTTGTCGCCGCAGATGGTGTAATAGACGAAAGAGAAGAATTCGCACTCGAAACGATCCAAAAGACATTTCTTGAAGAGCGGCGCCTGACATTCTCGAAAGTGACGCGAACTGTGCGAAATGTGGCAAGTGGCGGAAGCATCGCCATGAAAAGTTTTGGCCAGTCCGCAAGCAAAAAGGCCTCCGACTCAGTGCAGCTATTTCGAGAAAAGAAGCAATCATAA
- the fusA gene encoding elongation factor G, with the protein MARDYPLERYRNIGIMAHIDAGKTTTTERILYYTGKSYKIGEVHDGAATMDWMEQEQERGITITSAATTTFWAAEDGQGPKHRINIIDTPGHVDFTIEVERSLRVLDGAVAVFDGVAGVEPQSETVWRQADKYRVPRMCFINKLDRTGADFYYCVDSIVERLGANPLVLYLPIGAESDLKGVVDLVNNRGIVWKDESLGAEFEYTDVPADLADKAAEYREKLIETAVEQDDDAMEAYLETGEAPDAATLKKLIRKGTLNQSFVPVLCGSAFKNKGVQPLLDAVVDYMPAPTDVAAIKGVIPGDEETEDTRPSSDDAPFSALAFKIMNDPFVGSLTFTRIYSGKLSKGSVLNSVKEKKEKIGRMLLMHSNNREDIEEGFAGDIVAIAGLKETTTGDTLCDPAKPIILERMEFPEPVIELSVEPKTKADQEKMGVALNRLAAEDPSFRVTTDHESGQTIIKGMGELHLDILVDRMKREFKVEANVGAPQVAYRESLGREVEVDYTHKKQSGGSGQFGRAKAVFVPGERGQGFIFEDEVKGGNIPREYIPSVEKGIREQAESGYLVGFPIIDFTVRLVDGAYHDVDSSTVAFEITGRGAMREAAERGGIKLLEPVMKVEVVTPEDYLGDVIGDLNSRRGQIQGTDTRGNAQAVEAFVPLANMFGYVNELRSFTQGRAQYTMQFSHYEEVPANVAQEVKEKLA; encoded by the coding sequence ATGGCCCGCGACTATCCGCTGGAGCGCTATCGCAATATCGGCATCATGGCGCACATCGATGCCGGCAAGACCACCACGACCGAGCGTATTCTCTACTACACCGGCAAGTCCTACAAGATCGGCGAAGTGCATGACGGCGCCGCGACCATGGACTGGATGGAGCAGGAGCAGGAGCGCGGGATCACGATCACCTCGGCTGCCACGACCACCTTCTGGGCGGCCGAGGACGGCCAGGGTCCCAAGCACCGCATCAACATCATCGACACCCCCGGACACGTCGACTTCACCATCGAAGTCGAACGCTCCCTGCGCGTCCTCGACGGCGCCGTAGCCGTCTTCGACGGCGTAGCCGGCGTAGAACCCCAGTCCGAAACCGTCTGGCGCCAGGCGGACAAGTACCGGGTGCCTCGGATGTGCTTCATTAATAAGTTGGACCGCACCGGTGCCGACTTCTACTATTGCGTTGACAGCATCGTGGAGCGTCTCGGCGCGAACCCGCTGGTGCTTTATCTCCCGATCGGGGCGGAAAGCGATCTCAAGGGCGTCGTCGATCTCGTGAACAACCGCGGCATCGTCTGGAAGGACGAAAGCCTCGGCGCCGAGTTCGAATATACTGACGTGCCCGCCGACCTCGCCGACAAGGCTGCCGAATATCGCGAAAAGCTGATCGAGACTGCGGTCGAGCAGGACGACGACGCGATGGAAGCCTATCTCGAAACGGGTGAGGCACCTGACGCCGCGACGCTCAAGAAGCTTATCCGCAAGGGTACGCTCAACCAGAGCTTCGTGCCGGTGCTGTGCGGAAGCGCGTTCAAGAACAAGGGCGTTCAACCGCTGCTCGACGCGGTGGTGGACTACATGCCTGCTCCGACCGACGTCGCAGCGATCAAGGGTGTCATCCCCGGCGATGAAGAGACGGAAGACACGCGCCCGTCCTCCGACGACGCGCCGTTCTCCGCGCTCGCGTTCAAGATCATGAACGATCCCTTCGTGGGCTCGCTCACCTTCACGCGCATCTACTCCGGCAAGCTGTCCAAGGGCTCGGTCCTGAACAGCGTGAAGGAGAAGAAGGAAAAGATCGGTCGCATGCTGCTGATGCATTCCAACAACCGCGAAGACATCGAGGAAGGCTTCGCTGGCGACATCGTCGCGATTGCGGGCCTCAAGGAAACGACCACCGGCGATACGCTGTGTGATCCGGCCAAGCCGATCATTCTCGAGCGGATGGAATTCCCCGAGCCGGTGATCGAGCTTTCGGTCGAACCGAAGACCAAGGCCGACCAGGAAAAGATGGGCGTCGCGCTCAACCGCCTGGCCGCCGAGGATCCCTCGTTCCGTGTCACCACCGACCACGAAAGCGGCCAGACGATCATCAAGGGCATGGGCGAGCTTCACCTCGACATTCTCGTTGATCGCATGAAGCGCGAGTTCAAGGTCGAAGCGAATGTCGGTGCGCCACAGGTGGCCTATCGCGAATCGCTCGGCCGCGAGGTCGAAGTCGACTACACCCACAAGAAGCAGTCCGGCGGTTCCGGCCAGTTCGGCCGTGCGAAGGCAGTCTTCGTTCCGGGTGAGCGCGGGCAGGGCTTCATCTTCGAGGACGAAGTCAAGGGCGGCAACATTCCGCGCGAGTACATTCCCTCGGTCGAGAAGGGCATTCGCGAGCAGGCCGAAAGCGGCTATCTCGTCGGCTTCCCGATCATCGACTTCACGGTTCGTCTCGTGGACGGCGCCTATCACGACGTCGACTCCAGCACCGTGGCGTTCGAGATCACCGGACGCGGCGCGATGCGCGAAGCGGCGGAGCGTGGTGGCATCAAGCTGCTCGAACCGGTGATGAAGGTGGAAGTCGTGACTCCGGAGGATTACCTCGGTGACGTCATCGGCGACCTCAACAGCCGTCGTGGCCAGATCCAGGGTACCGACACGCGCGGCAACGCGCAGGCGGTCGAGGCATTCGTGCCGTTGGCGAACATGTTCGGCTACGTGAACGAACTGCGGTCCTTCACCCAGGGCCGGGCTCAGTACACGATGCAGTTCAGCCACTACGAGGAAGTGCCGGCCAACGTCGCGCAGGAAGTCAAGGAGAAGCTTGCCTAA
- the rpsG gene encoding 30S ribosomal protein S7 translates to MSRRRRPEKREILPDPKFGDQILSKFMNNLMLDGKKAVAEGIVYTALDTVEAKAKTDPVQLFHDALNNVKPQVEVRSRRVGGATYQVPVEVRPERAQALAIRWLISAARGRAETTMSARLSGELMDAANNRGNAVKKREDAHRMADANRAFSHYRW, encoded by the coding sequence ATGTCACGTCGTCGTCGTCCCGAGAAGCGGGAAATCCTGCCGGATCCCAAGTTCGGGGATCAGATCCTGTCCAAGTTCATGAACAACCTCATGCTGGACGGCAAGAAGGCCGTGGCCGAAGGCATCGTCTACACCGCGCTCGACACGGTGGAAGCCAAGGCCAAGACCGATCCGGTGCAGCTGTTCCACGATGCGCTGAACAACGTGAAGCCGCAGGTCGAGGTGCGTTCGCGCCGCGTCGGCGGTGCCACCTACCAGGTGCCGGTCGAGGTTCGCCCCGAGCGTGCCCAGGCGCTGGCCATCCGCTGGCTGATCTCCGCCGCGCGCGGCCGGGCCGAAACCACCATGTCCGCCCGTCTCTCGGGCGAGCTGATGGATGCGGCCAACAATCGCGGCAACGCGGTCAAGAAGCGCGAAGACGCACACCGCATGGCGGACGCCAACCGCGCGTTCAGCCACTACCGCTGGTAA
- the rpsL gene encoding 30S ribosomal protein S12 yields MPTINQLVRKGREPQKAKSKVPAMEQNPQKRGVCTRVYTTTPKKPNSALRKVAKVRLTNQREVISYIPGEGHNLQEHSVVLIRGGRVRDLPGVRYHVLRGVLDTQGVKDRKQSRSKYGAKRPK; encoded by the coding sequence ATGCCGACGATCAACCAGCTGGTCCGCAAGGGCCGCGAACCGCAGAAGGCCAAGTCCAAGGTCCCTGCGATGGAGCAGAACCCGCAGAAGCGCGGCGTCTGCACCCGCGTCTACACCACGACGCCGAAGAAGCCGAACTCCGCGCTGCGCAAGGTGGCCAAGGTCCGCCTGACCAACCAGCGCGAAGTCATCTCCTACATTCCGGGCGAAGGCCACAACCTGCAGGAGCACTCCGTCGTGCTGATCCGCGGCGGCCGCGTTCGCGACCTTCCGGGCGTGCGCTACCACGTGCTGCGCGGCGTGCTGGATACCCAGGGCGTGAAGGACCGCAAGCAGAGCCGTTCGAAGTACGGCGCCAAGCGTCCCAAATGA